AATCGTCTTTGCAGATTTTAAATAAGATTCTATAACCTCATCACCAGGATTTTGAAATGAATAAGACATATGATTCTCCTCGTCGTTTGAATAAACTAAAAATAAAAATCCCCAAACGGGACTGTGACGATTAGTTAGCTAAGCTCGGCAACGATAGCTTTAATTTGTTCTTTTGTATGTACACCTGCTACTTGCTTAACAACCTTACCATCTTTTTTGAAGAGTAAAGTTGGAATAGACATAATTCCAAACTTCTGAGCTGTTTCTGGGTTCTCATCAACATCAATTTTAACAATCTTAAGTTCATCTTCTGA
The DNA window shown above is from Streptococcus salivarius and carries:
- the trxA gene encoding thioredoxin, producing MTQVVTDATFEQETAEGLVLIDFWATWCGPCLMQAPILEQLSEEISEDELKIVKIDVDENPETAQKFGIMSIPTLLFKKDGKVVKQVAGVHTKEQIKAIVAELS